A single Lacerta agilis isolate rLacAgi1 chromosome 10, rLacAgi1.pri, whole genome shotgun sequence DNA region contains:
- the LOC117054293 gene encoding glioma pathogenesis-related protein 1-like isoform X2, producing MRRFWPCVVVLGLLAVEGMRGAQKFAAYPKITNRTFIDEYISAHNKHRSEVQPTASNMLYMSFDLGLAKIARSWGRRCIFGHNPKRKVHPETKYRPFGENVWRGSASSKPFNAAAAINAFNSEVKYYTYDDHTCSKVCGHYTQGQLPGSSSL from the exons ATGAGGCGCTTCTGGCCGTGCGTCGTCGTGCTGGGGCTGCTCGCCGTCGAGGGCATGCGCGGCGCGCAGAAATTCGCAGCCTATCCCAAAATTACCAACAGGACCTTCATCGACGAGTATATCAGCGCGCACAACAAGCACCGCAGCGAAGTCCAGCCCACCGCTTCCAACATGCTGTACATG AGTTTTGATTTAGGTTTAGCTAAAATAGCGAGATCATGGGGACGGAGATGCATTTTTGGACATAATCCAAAAAGAAAAGTCCACCCTGAAACTAAATATAGGCCATTTGGAGAAAATGTATGGCGGGGATCTGCCTCCAGCAAACCatttaatgctgctgctgccattaacGCATTTAACAGTGAAGTAAAATACTATACCTATGATGACCACACATGTTCCAAAGTATGTGGTCATTATACTCAG GGGCAATTACCGGGGAGTTCGTCCTTATAA
- the LOC117054293 gene encoding glioma pathogenesis-related protein 1-like isoform X1, with protein MRRFWPCVVVLGLLAVEGMRGAQKFAAYPKITNRTFIDEYISAHNKHRSEVQPTASNMLYMSFDLGLAKIARSWGRRCIFGHNPKRKVHPETKYRPFGENVWRGSASSKPFNAAAAINAFNSEVKYYTYDDHTCSKVCGHYTQVVWADSYKVGCAIVYCSRAADGKRNILQFVCNYAPT; from the exons ATGAGGCGCTTCTGGCCGTGCGTCGTCGTGCTGGGGCTGCTCGCCGTCGAGGGCATGCGCGGCGCGCAGAAATTCGCAGCCTATCCCAAAATTACCAACAGGACCTTCATCGACGAGTATATCAGCGCGCACAACAAGCACCGCAGCGAAGTCCAGCCCACCGCTTCCAACATGCTGTACATG AGTTTTGATTTAGGTTTAGCTAAAATAGCGAGATCATGGGGACGGAGATGCATTTTTGGACATAATCCAAAAAGAAAAGTCCACCCTGAAACTAAATATAGGCCATTTGGAGAAAATGTATGGCGGGGATCTGCCTCCAGCAAACCatttaatgctgctgctgccattaacGCATTTAACAGTGAAGTAAAATACTATACCTATGATGACCACACATGTTCCAAAGTATGTGGTCATTATACTCAG GTTGTTTGGGCTGATTCTTACAAGGTTGGCTGTGCTATTGTTTACTGCTCTCGAGCAGCAGATGGAAAGAGAAATATTTTGCAATTTGTGTGCAATTATGCTCCAACGTAA